The following are encoded in a window of Bradyrhizobium sp. WBOS07 genomic DNA:
- a CDS encoding FAD-binding protein: protein MLANDAESRAAAAQDFGHIVDRRPRAVCKPAAGGEVADIVRWAKDQGLKVAARGQGHATYGRAMAEDGIVMDLGMLATIHRIEPDRVVVDAGATWHKVVDATLAKGLVPPVLTNYLELSVGGTLAVGGIGGSSSRHGLQTDQVLELDVVTGEGVELTCSPTSHPELFDAVRAGLAQCAIIVRATLRLMRAPERVRRFQLSYPDLASLTADQRRVLEEARFDQLQGAVVPDGTGGWRYQLEAGVFYDGKLPDDEALLKGLADKRETVSDLTFGEDANAFAKLEKILRANGQWLNPHPWLLTYLPGSNALKIASDVIAELNSDDLGPFGRITYYPIFTDRCRTPLLRLPDERVVFPFNLIRIPASADRANAERLVMRNRELYERVRSAGGVLYPVSAFPMSSSDWTDHFGARWSLLREAKGRHDPGSHLTPGYELF, encoded by the coding sequence TTGCTCGCGAACGACGCAGAATCTCGCGCGGCGGCCGCGCAGGATTTCGGCCACATCGTGGATAGACGGCCGCGGGCCGTCTGCAAGCCTGCGGCGGGCGGCGAGGTCGCCGACATCGTGCGCTGGGCCAAAGACCAGGGGCTGAAGGTTGCGGCGCGCGGACAAGGGCACGCAACCTACGGCCGGGCCATGGCCGAGGACGGCATCGTGATGGATCTTGGCATGTTGGCCACGATCCATCGGATCGAGCCGGATCGCGTCGTGGTCGATGCCGGTGCGACCTGGCACAAGGTGGTGGATGCGACCTTGGCCAAAGGGCTCGTTCCGCCGGTCCTGACCAATTACCTCGAACTGTCCGTCGGCGGCACGCTTGCCGTCGGCGGAATCGGGGGATCCTCATCCCGGCACGGTCTCCAGACCGATCAGGTTCTGGAACTCGACGTCGTCACCGGCGAAGGCGTGGAACTGACCTGTTCGCCGACCTCGCATCCCGAGCTCTTCGATGCGGTTCGAGCCGGCCTTGCGCAATGCGCGATCATCGTCAGAGCGACGCTTCGCTTGATGCGCGCGCCCGAGCGGGTCCGCCGATTTCAGCTGTCCTATCCCGATCTTGCCTCACTCACGGCAGATCAACGTCGCGTTCTGGAAGAGGCGCGCTTCGATCAGTTGCAGGGGGCTGTCGTGCCCGACGGCACAGGCGGCTGGCGCTATCAATTGGAGGCGGGCGTCTTCTACGACGGCAAGTTGCCTGACGACGAGGCCTTGCTCAAGGGACTGGCGGACAAGCGCGAGACCGTCTCCGACCTGACTTTCGGCGAGGACGCGAACGCGTTCGCCAAGCTCGAGAAAATCCTGCGGGCGAACGGCCAATGGCTCAATCCGCATCCCTGGCTCCTGACTTATCTGCCGGGCAGCAACGCGCTGAAGATCGCGAGCGATGTCATTGCCGAACTGAACAGCGATGATCTGGGCCCGTTCGGGCGCATCACCTACTATCCGATCTTCACCGACCGATGCCGCACGCCTCTGCTTCGGCTTCCTGACGAACGCGTTGTGTTTCCGTTCAATCTGATCCGTATCCCGGCGTCGGCAGACAGGGCGAATGCGGAGCGGCTGGTCATGCGAAACCGCGAGCTCTATGAGCGTGTTCGCAGCGCAGGTGGGGTGTTGTATCCAGTGAGCGCGTTTCCGATGTCGTCCAGCGATTGGACGGATCATTTCGGTGCGCGATGGTCGCTCTTGCGCGAAGCCAAGGGTAGGCATGACCCTGGCAGCCATCTCACTCCGGGCTATGAGCTGTTCTAG
- a CDS encoding flavin reductase family protein, with protein MTVDAKDFKQAMRQCAGAVALVTVGAEHGKRTGLTVTSACSLSDNPPSLIVCVNRNASAHARIREEGAFAINFLHEDHALLALTFSGQKGVNGDDRFAFGQWRRGATGAPVLSDAVAAFDCVLAQEFETSTHSIFVGEVRDVSHSAMATPLVYLRSNFHTPREMREGVTIGDLDARHLSWTDFS; from the coding sequence GTGACGGTCGATGCCAAGGACTTCAAGCAGGCGATGCGCCAATGCGCAGGCGCGGTGGCACTGGTGACGGTGGGGGCCGAGCACGGCAAGCGCACCGGGCTGACGGTGACCTCGGCCTGCTCGCTGTCGGACAATCCGCCCTCGCTGATCGTCTGCGTCAACCGCAATGCCAGCGCCCATGCGCGCATCCGCGAGGAAGGCGCGTTTGCGATCAACTTCCTGCACGAGGATCATGCGCTGCTCGCGCTTACCTTCAGCGGTCAGAAGGGCGTCAACGGCGACGACCGCTTCGCCTTCGGGCAGTGGAGGCGCGGCGCGACCGGCGCACCGGTGCTGAGCGACGCGGTCGCCGCGTTCGACTGCGTGCTGGCGCAGGAATTCGAGACCAGCACGCATTCGATCTTCGTCGGCGAGGTGCGCGACGTCTCGCATTCGGCCATGGCGACGCCGCTCGTGTACTTGCGCAGCAACTTCCATACGCCGCGGGAGATGCGCGAGGGCGTGACGATCGGCGACCTCGACGCGCGGCATCTGAGCTGGACGGATTTCTCCTGA
- a CDS encoding 2-dehydro-3-deoxy-6-phosphogalactonate aldolase, whose amino-acid sequence MSVAFPSMKRPLVAILRGVKPEETEAVVGVLIEAGLTAIEIPLNSPDPFRSIATAVRQAPSGVLIGAGTVLSTADVDRLNDVGGRLMVSPNVDTQVLVRAHQYAMVTLPGVFSPTEALLAARSGASGLKFFPASVLGAAGIAAIRAVLPSGVMIAAVGGVSDQNFAEYIKGGVTAFGLGSSLYKPGMSAADVAARAKATVEAYDRATAKG is encoded by the coding sequence ATGAGCGTTGCCTTTCCGTCGATGAAGCGGCCGCTGGTGGCGATCTTGCGCGGCGTCAAGCCCGAGGAGACCGAGGCCGTCGTCGGCGTGCTGATCGAAGCCGGCTTGACCGCGATCGAGATCCCGCTGAATTCGCCCGATCCGTTCCGCTCCATCGCAACGGCGGTGAGGCAGGCGCCGTCAGGCGTGTTGATCGGCGCCGGCACGGTGCTGTCCACCGCGGATGTCGATCGCCTCAACGACGTCGGCGGCAGGCTGATGGTCTCGCCGAACGTGGACACGCAGGTGCTGGTGCGTGCACATCAATATGCCATGGTCACGCTGCCCGGCGTGTTTTCCCCGACCGAGGCGCTGCTTGCCGCGCGCTCCGGCGCGTCGGGCCTGAAATTCTTTCCGGCGAGCGTATTAGGGGCCGCCGGCATCGCCGCGATCCGCGCCGTGCTGCCCTCGGGCGTGATGATCGCCGCCGTCGGCGGCGTCTCCGACCAGAATTTTGCCGAGTACATCAAGGGCGGCGTGACCGCGTTCGGGCTCGGCTCCAGCCTCTACAAGCCCGGCATGAGCGCCGCCGATGTCGCCGCGCGTGCCAAGGCGACGGTCGAAGCCTACGATCGGGCGACTGCGAAAGGCTGA
- a CDS encoding 2-dehydro-3-deoxygalactonokinase, whose amino-acid sequence MTEPAYVAVDWGTSSFRLWLVDRAGQVLAERRSDEGMLAAAKTGFPAVLQSHLAAVEAPDHLPVLVCGMAGAKTGWVEAGYVDTPAPLSAVLNQAVRVPGQARDIRILPGIAQRDAAAPDVMRGEETQLLGALGLDAVGEALVCMPGTHSKWVRVRGGIVERFSTFMTGELFGVIARETILSLAIAGADEAEDVASLKAAVKAAYAAPAFAANLLFTARSRQLLFGGTPAAARETLSGTLIGAELAAGLSGAVPQAGVALIASGRLAMLYRQAFDALSVAVQPVDADEAVRRGLSMAAAAIWTK is encoded by the coding sequence ATGACCGAACCCGCTTATGTCGCGGTGGACTGGGGCACCAGCAGTTTTCGCCTGTGGCTGGTCGATCGTGCCGGCCAGGTGCTGGCCGAACGCCGCAGCGATGAAGGCATGCTGGCCGCCGCCAAGACCGGCTTTCCCGCGGTGCTGCAATCGCATCTCGCGGCGGTCGAGGCGCCGGATCATCTGCCGGTTCTCGTCTGCGGCATGGCCGGCGCCAAGACCGGCTGGGTCGAGGCCGGCTATGTCGACACGCCGGCGCCGCTTTCCGCCGTCCTGAATCAGGCCGTGCGCGTGCCCGGACAGGCGCGCGACATCCGCATCCTGCCCGGCATCGCCCAGCGCGATGCAGCCGCGCCCGACGTCATGCGCGGCGAGGAAACGCAGCTGCTCGGCGCGCTCGGCCTCGATGCGGTGGGCGAGGCGCTGGTCTGCATGCCCGGCACGCATTCGAAGTGGGTGCGCGTCAGGGGCGGCATCGTCGAACGCTTCTCCACTTTCATGACCGGCGAGCTGTTCGGCGTCATCGCGCGCGAGACCATCCTGTCGCTCGCGATCGCGGGCGCCGACGAGGCCGAGGATGTCGCGAGCCTCAAGGCCGCGGTCAAGGCCGCGTACGCGGCGCCCGCCTTCGCCGCGAATCTCCTGTTCACGGCGCGCTCGCGCCAACTGTTGTTCGGTGGCACGCCGGCTGCGGCGCGCGAGACGCTGTCGGGCACGCTGATCGGCGCCGAGCTGGCCGCCGGCCTCTCCGGCGCGGTGCCGCAAGCCGGTGTTGCGCTGATTGCCTCGGGCCGGCTTGCGATGCTGTACCGGCAAGCCTTCGATGCGCTGTCGGTCGCGGTGCAGCCGGTCGATGCGGATGAAGCCGTCCGCCGCGGCCTGTCGATGGCGGCTGCTGCGATCTGGACGAAATAG
- a CDS encoding LLM class flavin-dependent oxidoreductase, whose amino-acid sequence MEIGYFTMPSHPPECGLKEGHDWDLQVLRWLDELGYQEAWIGEHHTAPWEPNPTPDLLIAQALMQTKKLRIGPGGFLLPYHHPAELANRVAMLDHLSEGRLNFGVAASGLPSDWAMFNVDGMSGQNRDMTREALEIILKMWSDPAPWTYKGKFWTVSKPDTMFDFLKPHIKPLQAPHPPIGVAGLSKNSDTLKLAGERGFIPMSLNLNPAYVSSHWDSVEIGAAKTGRKPNRQDWRLVREVFVADTDEEAWKLSTGDMMGRMMSEYFLPLLGHFGFKDYLKHAPDVPDSDVTVEYCAKRNWIVGSPATVAEKIEKIYDEVGGFGVLCVFGFDYKHKPEAWHHSLSLLKNEVMPRLTHLGSAKKAA is encoded by the coding sequence ATGGAGATCGGCTATTTCACGATGCCTTCGCATCCGCCGGAGTGCGGCCTGAAGGAAGGACACGATTGGGATCTGCAGGTCCTGCGCTGGCTCGACGAGCTCGGCTATCAGGAAGCCTGGATCGGCGAGCATCACACCGCGCCCTGGGAACCCAATCCCACGCCCGACCTCTTGATCGCGCAGGCGCTGATGCAGACCAAGAAGCTTCGCATCGGACCGGGCGGCTTCCTGTTGCCCTATCATCACCCGGCCGAGCTCGCCAACCGCGTCGCCATGCTCGACCATCTCTCCGAGGGCCGGCTCAATTTCGGCGTCGCCGCATCCGGCCTGCCGAGCGACTGGGCAATGTTCAACGTCGACGGCATGAGCGGGCAGAACCGCGACATGACGCGCGAGGCGCTGGAGATCATCCTGAAGATGTGGAGCGATCCCGCGCCCTGGACCTACAAAGGCAAGTTCTGGACGGTCTCCAAGCCGGACACGATGTTCGACTTCCTCAAGCCGCACATCAAGCCGCTGCAGGCACCGCATCCGCCGATCGGCGTCGCCGGGCTGTCGAAGAACTCGGACACGCTGAAGCTCGCCGGCGAGCGCGGCTTCATCCCGATGAGCCTCAACCTCAACCCGGCCTATGTCTCCAGCCATTGGGACTCGGTCGAGATCGGGGCCGCCAAGACCGGGCGCAAGCCAAACCGGCAGGACTGGCGGCTGGTACGCGAGGTGTTCGTTGCCGATACCGATGAAGAGGCCTGGAAGCTCTCGACCGGCGACATGATGGGCCGGATGATGAGCGAGTACTTCCTGCCGCTGCTCGGCCATTTCGGCTTCAAGGACTATCTGAAGCACGCGCCCGACGTGCCCGACAGCGACGTCACGGTCGAATATTGCGCCAAGCGGAACTGGATCGTCGGCTCGCCCGCGACGGTCGCCGAGAAGATCGAGAAGATCTACGACGAGGTCGGCGGCTTCGGCGTGCTCTGCGTGTTCGGCTTCGATTACAAGCACAAGCCGGAAGCCTGGCACCACTCGCTTTCGCTGCTGAAGAACGAGGTGATGCCGCGCCTTACGCATCTCGGCTCGGCGAAGAAGGCGGCTTGA
- a CDS encoding LysR family transcriptional regulator: MEEIEVFLAVVEAGSQTAAARRLGRSLQSVNRALAALERSVGVELVRRTTRQSVATEAGLAFYRRVKPAFAEIGEARLEAANRRIEPSGLLRIAAPIQFGATHVVPAIAEFMARFPQIEADVNMSDRPVDVVGDGFDLAVRIRELPDSSLKTRRLGELRTVVYGAPDYFKRHGRPRQPNDLADHQCILRRTTQGEADIWRFRIDGRLTTVQVNGRFRTDSTTAAHAAARHGIGVGYGPFWQIRDLVDQEALEIVLADFEAPRTPVRAVFPPSAIPPAKTHLFVDLLAERLKLERL, from the coding sequence ATGGAGGAGATCGAAGTCTTTCTGGCTGTCGTCGAGGCCGGCAGCCAGACCGCGGCTGCGCGGCGGTTGGGGCGCTCGCTCCAGTCGGTCAACCGGGCGCTGGCTGCGCTGGAACGCAGCGTCGGCGTCGAGCTGGTGCGGCGGACCACGCGGCAGTCGGTGGCGACGGAGGCGGGGCTTGCGTTCTATCGCCGCGTCAAGCCAGCCTTTGCCGAGATCGGCGAAGCGCGTCTGGAGGCGGCCAACCGGCGTATCGAGCCGTCGGGGTTGCTCAGGATCGCCGCGCCGATCCAGTTCGGGGCCACCCATGTCGTGCCGGCGATTGCCGAGTTCATGGCGCGCTTTCCGCAGATCGAGGCTGACGTCAACATGTCCGACCGGCCCGTCGACGTCGTCGGTGACGGCTTCGACCTCGCCGTCCGGATTAGGGAATTGCCGGACTCCTCGCTCAAGACTCGGCGGCTGGGAGAGTTGCGCACGGTCGTCTACGGTGCGCCCGATTATTTCAAGCGCCACGGCCGCCCGCGCCAGCCCAATGATCTTGCCGATCATCAATGCATCCTGCGCAGGACTACCCAGGGCGAAGCCGATATTTGGCGGTTTCGGATCGACGGCCGCTTGACCACCGTGCAGGTGAATGGCCGATTTCGCACCGACAGCACCACGGCGGCGCATGCTGCCGCTCGTCATGGCATCGGTGTCGGATATGGTCCGTTCTGGCAGATCCGCGATCTCGTCGACCAGGAGGCTCTCGAAATCGTGCTCGCGGATTTCGAGGCACCGCGAACGCCGGTGCGTGCAGTGTTTCCACCCAGCGCGATACCGCCGGCCAAGACGCATCTCTTTGTCGATCTCCTGGCCGAGAGGCTGAAGCTCGAGCGGCTTTGA
- the poxB gene encoding ubiquinone-dependent pyruvate dehydrogenase: protein MAINNVADLFVATLEQAGVKRIYGIVGDSLNALTEALRRRGTIEWVHVRHEEVAAFAAAGEAEMTGSLAVCAGSCGPGNLHLINGLFDAHRSRVPVLAIAAQIPTAEIGGGYFQETHPQNLFRECSHYCELVSDPSQLPFVLENAIRAAVGLRGVAVVAMPGDVAFRSPPKRALSTTRGLGVVAPKVVPQADELNALADLLNGAERVTLFCGRGCAGAHAPLMQLAEALKSPIVHALGGKEHVEYDNPYDVGMTGFIGFSSGYAAMHACDTLVMLGTDFPYKQFFPTDCQIAQIDIRPENLGRRCKIDLGLVGDVRLTIEALLPLLKSKTQRRHLDDAVAHYKKAREGLDSLARGTPGSKPIHPQYLAKVISDHASGDAVFTADVGTPTVWAARYLDMNGRRRLIGSFVHGSMANAMPQAIGAQASQPGRQVISLSGDGGFTMLMGDLITLTQEKLPVKVVVFNNGVLGFVALEMKAAGFVDTNVDLKNPDFAAMARAMGIFAKRVEDPGELPGAVKEMLAHDGPALLDVVTAKQELSMPPTITAEQVKGFSLWVLRAVMNGRGDEVLDLAKTNLLPR, encoded by the coding sequence ATGGCGATCAACAACGTGGCCGATCTGTTCGTGGCAACGCTCGAGCAGGCCGGCGTCAAGCGCATCTATGGCATCGTCGGCGACAGCCTGAACGCGCTGACCGAAGCGCTGCGCCGCCGCGGCACGATCGAATGGGTCCATGTTCGCCACGAGGAGGTCGCAGCCTTCGCCGCCGCCGGCGAAGCCGAGATGACCGGCAGCCTCGCGGTGTGCGCGGGCTCCTGCGGTCCCGGCAATCTGCATCTGATCAACGGGCTGTTCGACGCGCATCGCAGCCGCGTGCCCGTGCTGGCGATCGCGGCGCAGATCCCGACCGCCGAGATCGGCGGCGGCTATTTCCAGGAGACGCATCCGCAGAACCTGTTCCGCGAATGCAGCCATTATTGCGAGCTGGTGTCCGACCCCAGCCAGCTTCCTTTCGTGCTGGAGAACGCGATCCGCGCGGCGGTGGGCCTGCGCGGCGTCGCCGTGGTCGCCATGCCCGGCGATGTCGCATTCCGCAGCCCGCCGAAGCGCGCGCTGTCGACGACGCGCGGCCTTGGCGTGGTGGCGCCGAAGGTGGTGCCGCAGGCCGATGAGCTCAACGCGCTCGCCGATCTCCTCAACGGTGCCGAGCGCGTCACCCTGTTCTGCGGCCGCGGCTGTGCCGGCGCGCATGCGCCCCTGATGCAGCTCGCCGAGGCGCTGAAGAGCCCGATCGTGCATGCGCTGGGCGGCAAGGAGCACGTCGAGTACGACAATCCCTACGACGTCGGCATGACCGGCTTCATCGGCTTCTCCTCGGGCTATGCCGCCATGCACGCCTGCGACACGTTGGTGATGCTCGGCACCGATTTTCCTTACAAGCAGTTCTTCCCGACCGACTGCCAGATTGCGCAGATCGACATCCGCCCGGAGAACCTTGGCCGCCGCTGCAAGATCGATCTCGGCCTTGTCGGCGACGTCAGGCTCACCATCGAGGCCCTGCTGCCGCTCTTGAAATCGAAGACGCAGCGCAGGCATCTCGACGACGCCGTCGCGCACTACAAGAAGGCGCGCGAGGGCCTGGACTCGCTCGCCAGGGGCACGCCAGGGAGCAAGCCGATCCATCCGCAATACCTCGCCAAGGTCATCAGCGACCATGCCTCTGGCGACGCGGTGTTCACCGCCGATGTCGGCACGCCGACGGTGTGGGCCGCGCGCTATCTCGACATGAACGGCCGCCGCCGGCTGATCGGTTCCTTCGTGCACGGCTCGATGGCCAACGCGATGCCGCAGGCGATCGGCGCGCAAGCCTCGCAGCCCGGCCGGCAGGTCATCTCGCTTTCCGGCGACGGCGGCTTCACCATGCTGATGGGCGACCTGATCACGCTGACGCAGGAGAAGCTGCCGGTGAAGGTGGTCGTCTTCAACAACGGCGTGCTCGGCTTCGTCGCGCTGGAGATGAAGGCGGCCGGCTTCGTCGACACCAATGTCGACCTGAAGAATCCAGATTTCGCGGCGATGGCGCGTGCGATGGGGATCTTTGCCAAACGCGTCGAGGATCCGGGCGAGCTTCCCGGTGCGGTCAAGGAGATGCTGGCGCATGACGGGCCGGCTTTGCTCGACGTCGTCACCGCCAAGCAGGAGCTGTCGATGCCGCCGACCATCACCGCCGAGCAGGTCAAGGGCTTCAGCCTCTGGGTCTTGCGCGCGGTGATGAACGGCCGCGGCGACGAGGTGCTGGATCTTGCGAAGACGAATCTGCTGCCGCGCTGA